Proteins from one Salvelinus sp. IW2-2015 linkage group LG32, ASM291031v2, whole genome shotgun sequence genomic window:
- the LOC111957037 gene encoding SPRY domain-containing SOCS box protein 4-like isoform X2, which produces MGQKISGGVKSVDSRGEGGSPSFRPSTHRRHLHPELRGPDFYKPPRLDLLLDMPPAPPDLQLRHAWNPEDRSLNVFIKEEDKLTFHRHPVAQSTDCIRGRVGYTRGLHVWRIHWPARQRGTHAVVGVATSDAPLHSVGYTALVGSDSESWGWDLGRNRLYHDSKNRAQVSLPSYPCFLEPEEAFVLPDALLVVLDMDEGTLSFMVDGQYLGVAFRGLKGKKLYPIVSAVWGHCEISMRYANGLDRY; this is translated from the exons ATGGGTCAGAAGATCTCTGGCGGTGTCAAGTCAGTGGACAGTCGTGGCGAGGGTGGCTCGCCCTCCTTCCGCCCGTCGACCCACCGCCGGCACCTCCACCCCGAGCTGCGGGGCCCTGACTTCTACAAGCCGCCGCGGCTGGACCTGCTGCTGGACATGCCCCCCGCGCCCCCTGACCTCCAGCTCCGCCATGCCTGGAACCCGGAGGACCGCTCGCTCAACGTTTTCATCAAGGAGGAGGATAAACTGACCTTCCACCGCCATCCTGTAGCGCAGAGCACCGACTGCATCCGTGGCAGAGTGGGCTACACGCGGGGTCTCCACGTCTGGCGGATCCACTGGCCGGCGAGACAGCGAGGGACACACGCTGTGGTGGGAGTAGCCACGTCCGACGCCCCCTTACACTCGGTCGGCTACACGGCACTAGTAGGCAGTGACTCGGAGTCCTGGGGGTGGGACTTGGGCAGGAACCGACTGTACCATGACAGTAAGAACCGGGCCCAGGTTTCCCTACCTTCATATCCGTGTTTCTTAGAGCCAGAGGAGGCTTTCGTGTTGCCGGACGCTCTTCTAGTGGTGTTGGATATGGACGAGGGCACGTTGAGTTTCATGGTGGACGGACAGTACCTCGGTGTGGCATTCAGAGGCCTGAAGGGGAAGAAGCTGTACCCGATCGTCAGTGCTGTGTGGGGCCACTGTGAGATCAGCATGAGATACGCCAACGGACTGGATC GATATTAG